One genomic region from Diabrotica undecimpunctata isolate CICGRU chromosome 9, icDiaUnde3, whole genome shotgun sequence encodes:
- the LOC140450065 gene encoding uncharacterized protein, which produces MHGLFLEDCQRNNMPKVSSITYRRIFCKEYNFSFFKPKKDQCMTCSEYEKAAPEERTKLEQKYQMHLERKDAAMKEKEADKQRATDENGFISISCDMQSVLHIPTSEISLLYYLRKLNLYNFTIYESAPPNDAFCYFWTEVNGKRGSCEIGTCLSLYIQSLTENRKNVMHLTIFSDTCGGQNRNIQVAAVLLHTVQCHPTLDVIEQKFMESGHSYMEVDSMHSSIETAKHKIDIFSVHEYENIFRMARKNRKGDKSAYKTREIEHNEFLDLKKLAQMMIINKNKDFEGNTVNWLNVKCFRYQKQLPNVIQ; this is translated from the coding sequence atgcATGGTCTCTTTTTAGAAGATTGCCAAAGAAATAATATGCCAAAAGTAAGCAGCATTACTTACAGACGAATCTTCTGTAAGGaatataatttttcctttttcaAACCAAAGAAGGATCAATGCATGACTTGCAGCGAATATGAAAAGGCCGCTCCAGAGGAGAGGACAAAGCTGGAACAAAAGTATCAGATGCATTTAGAAAGAAAGGATGCAGCTATGAAAGAAAAAGAAGCCGACAAACAGAGAGCAACTGATGAAAATGGTTTCATATCCATTTCCTGTGACATGCAAAGTGTGTTACATATTCCAACATCTGAAATTAGTTTGCTTTATTATTTAAGGAAACTAaacttatacaattttacaatttatgaatCTGCTCCACCCAATGAcgcattttgttatttttggacagAAGTAAATGGAAAAAGGGGTAGCTGTGAAATTGGCACCTGTTTGTCACTTTATATACAATCATTAACAGAGAATAGAAAAAATGTGATGCATTTAACTATCTTCTCTGATACGTGTGGTGGCCAAAATCGGAACATTCAAGTAGCTGCTGTATTGCTTCATACTGTCCAATGCCACCCAACCCTTGATGTCATTGAACAGAAGTTTATGGAGAGTGGGCATTCCTACATGGAAGTGGATTCTATGCATAGTTCCATCGAAACCGCCAAGcacaaaatagatatttttagtGTACATGAATACGAGAATATCTTTAGAATGGcaagaaaaaacagaaaaggtGATAAATCTGCTTACAAAACAAGAGAAATTGAACATAACGAATTTTTGGATTTGAAGAAACTGGCTCAGatgatgataataaataaaaacaaagacttTGAAGGAAATACTGTTAATTGGCTAAACGTGAAATGTTTTAGGTATCAAAAACAGTTGCCCAATGTCATTCAATAG